Sequence from the Ostrea edulis chromosome 8, xbOstEdul1.1, whole genome shotgun sequence genome:
CATCATCATCAGGTCGACATACCAGGAAGAGGCGGCTGTACAGAGGACATTTTGGATATTTACAGGTTAGACACCattattttacaatacgcattgTACAGCAACTAAAATGTTAGAAATGTAttggaaaattattttgaataaaaatatgctTACTATTGAGCATCTAAATTCCATGTATTTCAGAGCACAGGGGAGGGGGTATCGATCTATATTATACATTTCATGATcttaatatattaaacatttcatctatgataaataaataaataaaaagaaatcaggctttatatcatattttaatttatcaaaattaaaatgatgtctCGCCAATTCTGTAGAAATTAACTCATTCTTCCGTTGTGTATATTTCCTGTGTGCTACAAACAAAACTTCTGACACCTAGACATCTATTTCTTATGTTGTGTAATACGAATATGACGTTTTGAAGTCAAATTggaagatgtgttcttaaatcGAGATAAAACCTCGATACATTGTTTATTAACAACAAAACAGCACTTActctaaatattttgttttaacaattttttttcattgacaGCTAACTACTCGTGATCCCTGACCCTAGAGATGGACCCGCGTGCTCAGGAcgtcctactgtgtgacctctgtgaaactgACCCCCTACAGTATCTCTGTGAACATTGCGATATCAATCTTTGTACTAACTGTGTCAGTAAACATCTCTCAGATTCCTCTAAAAAACACAAAATCGCACCCTATCATTTACACAGAAAGTTTACTCCTAAATTCTCAAAATGTCTGAAACACGCCGACAAAGATTGCGAACTGTACTGTGAGAGCTGTCACATTCCTGTCTGCTCTACCTGCATCTCCTCAGGtaaacacaaaggtcacgatatatcagatattctggaaaaactcGGCTCTAAAAAACAACGCATAGAAAAAGATTTAGAAGAACTCGAGAAGAAAATTTACCCCCGATATACGGAAATTTCCTCCGCTGTCCAAACTGAGAAAGCCGAAGCACAAACGAATTACGGAAAACTGGCCACAACTGCTGACCAACAAGGAGAAGTCTGGCATCGCGAGGTCACCGACATTGTCAACAAACGGAAAGCAGACATTGTAGAGACAAAAACTAAACATCTCTCTCTATTAGATAAACAAGCAGATGAAATCACGCACAGAATGACTGAAATCAACCAGGCCATTCTAGAAATGAAAAACATCCTGGACACCAACGACATCTCCTTAACATCAACTTACAAATctagaaataatgaattcaataaacTGCCTCCTACAATCAAAGTTACATTACCAAGCTTATCTACTCCAACAATTAACACAGAAAAACTTAACGAGATGTTTGGTTTATTAACTTCACTCTCCGTTACaacagtcaaaccactgctagCTGAACCGCGACTTACCGCcgccatagacactgggtatgaATATCTacacagtgttagctgtctgagtgaagatcaagtctggacatgcgGGGATAACAAAACCATGAAGCtcctcaacctccagagtaaactactgacatcaataaaaaccaagtcagggaacaCACCAAtagacatagcagtgacacagGACGgatatcttgtttatactgactctTGGAATAACACTGTgaacttaattaagaataaaaagatacagaccgtgatcagactacaggggtggagacctcGCAATGTCTGCTGTACCACGGGTAACGACCTTCTGGTTACCATGACCAGTGATGATCtcaaacaatccaaagtcgtgcgttactccggctccacagagacacaaagcattcagtttgatgatcagggtcgtcctctctactcaTCTGGTGGCATtaaatacctcagtgagaataggaacctggatatctgtgtggctgactgggacgctagtgcagtagtggtggtcaatcagtcaggaaaactccgatttagatacactggtcatccctctaataccgagCAATCATTTTATCCAtacggcatcactacagacagccagagtcacatcctgacagcagaccgctacaatcaccgtatccacatcctagatcaggacggacagttcctccgctacattcactgtgatttagaACGTCCAgtaggtttatgtgtggacattaaagacaacctctttgtggctgagtggGGCACAGTTAAAGttaagaaaatccaatatctataaacacagtgttaattacacagctctacagtgttaattacatctatcAAAATGGTGTTAATTTCACATCTCCAGtgttaattatacatgtacaaggttcTGTGTTGATTACcgatgttaattacagtcctgtgttgaTCACAGCTGTGTTAATTGCACCAGTGTTTGGGATTTGTATTTAACGCCTGCATTGACATTAAATGTGTGTTTGTTTATGAGTGTTTGATTGaactttattttgtttgttatctGTGTTATGtttcaatgtatatattatagataaacatgatttagtgtacagtattacattattactgtcagtatagatagataaacatgatttagtgtacagtcttacattattactgtcagtacagatagataaacatgatttagtgtacagtcttacattattactgtcagtacagatatataaacatgatttagtgtacagtcttacattattactgtcagtacagatagataaacatgatttagtgtacagtcttacattattactgtcagtatagatagataaacatgatttagtgtatagtcttacattattactgtcagtacagatagataaacatgatttagtgtacagtcttacattattactgtcagtacagatagatacacatgatttagtgtacagtcttacattattactgtcagtacagatagatacacatgatttagtgtacagtcttacattattactgtcagtacagatagataaacatgatttagtgtacattcttacattattactgccagtacagatagataaacatgatttagtgtagtcttacattattactgccagtacagatagataaacatgatttagtgtacagtcttacattattactgagtacttacttagatatgtagtactgtaacagagagtgaccaCAAACGTCCGGCCTCCTTCAAAGATCTTCAGATacaaggtcacagtcttctgtttatCACGTCAATAAACAATACGTATCTCAATCTCCACAATTCTACAAAATAAACACTCACAAATTAAAATCATGACAAACTGAATCTCTTGTAATTAAAAGTTAATTCCTCTTTACAAAAGGCCAGGCTTAGTCTGTTACAACAATTAATTAGGGCCCCTGTTATATAGACGTGAGCCCTATAGTGATCAGCCTGTGTGTCTGTACATTGACTGGGCTTAGTCCGTTACAACAATTAATTAGGGTCCCTGTTATATAGACGTGAGCCCTATAGTGATCAGCCTGTGTGTCTGTACATTGACTGGGCTTAGTCCGTTACAACAATTAATTAGGGTCCCTGTTATATAGATGGGAGCCCTATAGTGATCAGCCTGTGTGTCTGTACATTGATTGGGCTTAGTCCATTACAACAATTAATTAGGGCCCCTGTTATATAGACGGGAGCCCTATTGTGATCAGCCTGTGTGTCTGTACATTGACTGGGCTTAGTCCGTTACAACAATTAATTAGGACCCCTGTTATATAGACGGGAGCCCTATATTGATCAGCCTGTGTGTCTGTACATTGACTGGACTTAGTCCGTTACAACAATTAATTAGGGTCCCTGTTATATAGACGGGAGTCCTATAGTGATCAGTCTGTGTGTCTGTACATTGACTGGGCTTAGTGCATTACAACAATTAATTAGGACCCCTGTTATATAGGTGGGAGTCCTATAGTGATCAGCCTGTGTGTCTGTACATTGACTGGACTTAGTGCATTACAACAATTAATTAGGGCCCCTGTTATATAGGTGGGAACCCTAGTGATCAGCCTTTGTGTCTGTACATTGACAGTTTTCTTGATTTTTTGGCTATCACTGCAGCCACTGAATTAAAATTGATGCGTGAACTTGGGCTCTCTTGACCTATTTTTCCTAGAGTTATGGACCTTGACCTTAGCAAATAATGGCACAAAGCGACACTTCCCACTAtgatgatatttgtttttatatttttgactGATGAATAATGTtagaattaacaattttgtaaatAGGTTGACTATTAATGTTTTGTGGTATTTCATTAAATGTAAGTAAATaaaagatgtttgtaaaacacatatcccccccccatggtgcaaaattgaaaagggttatacacacctcatttaattgatagtattatcatgcaaggtgaagataacgaacagtgaccaatctcataactcctacaagcaatacaaaatagatagttgggcaaacacggacccctggacacaccagaggtgggatcaggtgcataggaggagtaagcatcccctgttgaccggtcacaccctccgtgagccccatatcctgatcaggtaaacggagttatccgcagtcaaaatcagtgtgccaagaacggcttaacaatcgacatgaaacacatcagacagcatttgacccaatgcgagattgtattgacgaactaaatcgttataacgaccatagaatttgcgaaatgctgacttcaatcgagactgttaaaatccctgtaccatcaatttggttgtcagtagcttacctcgatttaaaaaactgactatacccagtacaaactcttgcatatcgaatcagttgagatatataaacaccatatgcaggtgataatggaatattgctacataaaagtgggaagttgacgatggagaagctgaaatcatcccgtttgtcatacagttgagttgttagtttgccgttaatgtcaattcaaatattgagcatatcttcctatgtcaagagtgaattgaccatgtgacctaaaattcaataggggtcatctactctgtatgctgtaccagtgtaccaagtttggtacgtgtcaatcaatcaaataattcttaaaatatagggacaatatattactatgtccagtaatatattgacttcaaaatcaatatgggccATCCTCtactgaagacgtaccagtgtactaagtttgatgtccgtcaagcaaaaggttatcaaaatattgagtggacagtatattactttgtctagtttgacccttgacctttgaccatgtgacctcaaaatcaataggagtaaTCTTCTCTTGAacatacaccagtgtactatttaaagtttgatgtctgtcaagcaaaaggaactcaagatattgagcagacagtatattccaatgtccaggttgacccttgaccttagaccataaaatcaatagggatcattttctcctgaagatgtatcagtgtaccaagtttgatgtctgtcaagcaaaaggaactcaagatattgagtagacagtatatttctatgtccagtttgacccttgaccacgtgacctcaaaatcaataggggtcatcttctcctgaagacgtaccagtgtaacaagtttgatgtctgtcaagaaaagggttctcaagatattgaactgacaatatattcctatgtccagtttaacccttgacctttgaccatgtgacctcaaaatcaataggggtaatcttctcctgaagacatactagtgcaccaagtttgatgtctgtcaagcaaagggttctctagacattgaatggtcagtctattcctatgcccagtttgacacttgacctttgaccatatcaCGTGAAAATCAGaagggatcatctactcctcaggatgtaccagtgtgccaagtttaatgtctttcaagcagagggttctccagatattgagcggacattgtattcctatgtccagggTAGATTGATCCTTGACTTTTGACtttttgacctcaaaaacaaTAAGTGTCATTttccactcataaccaacccagaTATGAAATaccattatcatcaagtgaatggttctcaagatattgagcaacaacatgtggtctaccgaccaacaggtgttctttgaaggggggggggtatataataagggggggggggttgaattTGGGAATTTGacttaaatcataaaatgtgCTTTTAATTCCATATGcactattcatgtttattaaaatatgatatcatatattatatacaagttaaaacacACTGCTACAGGTTGACTATTAGTGTTTAGtagtattttattaaataagggcggggggggggggggggtaagtttTGTCTGTCAAATCTTACACCTAACTCCTAACCTCTGACCTTTGAATGATGATAGATAAAGCTATCATACCTCAGATATACAATCTTTATATTGGTACAAaagtttgtgaccttgacttttggcctacttttaacaaTATCTGATCTACCCAATATCCCCTGCACTATTAAAAGtgaattttttgacaaaatacttTGTTTGATGCAAAGATTTTTGTTGTCATACCCTTGACCTTAGAATTTGACCTAATTAAGGCAATATCTCCTGACCTAATTAAGGAAGGGATTTCACATTCTATATGTAGAtttcttatgatttttttttccatttgatGCAATTTTTTCATATCAtggccttgaccttggagttcaACCTACTTTTAACAATATTGCACCTACCAATATTGCCTGAATTATATAAGATAGaacattcatattttgtgtatgaaTTCCTAATGGCAATTCTTTTCAGTTGATTCCATGAGTATGTTTtacctgtgaccttgacattggaaTTTGACCCACTTTTAACAACACCTAACCTAGGCAATATCTCCTGTACTAATTAAGGTTGAGTTTTCGTGTTTTGTATATACCCGGTACATTCCTTATGACACGACTTTTGATTTGAAGTATGatctttgacctggtgaccGAGTTTGACTCAAATCTCCAAAACATTAACCTTgttcaaaacatatgacttATGAGTGATGACTTTTATATATCACACCTGCAGTCCTTATAACAAGACCTTTTTGTAACAAAGTTCTTGACCTtgtttattagctcacctgagctgaaatctCAGATGAGCTTTTGtgatcacccattgtccgtctgtctgtaaactttttcacatttttgaattcttctccaaaaccactgcgtcaatttcaatcaaacttagca
This genomic interval carries:
- the LOC125660938 gene encoding uncharacterized protein LOC125660938 produces the protein MDPRAQDVLLCDLCETDPLQYLCEHCDINLCTNCVSKHLSDSSKKHKIAPYHLHRKFTPKFSKCLKHADKDCELYCESCHIPVCSTCISSGKHKGHDISDILEKLGSKKQRIEKDLEELEKKIYPRYTEISSAVQTEKAEAQTNYGKLATTADQQGEVWHREVTDIVNKRKADIVETKTKHLSLLDKQADEITHRMTEINQAILEMKNILDTNDISLTSTYKSRNNEFNKLPPTIKVTLPSLSTPTINTEKLNEMFGLLTSLSVTTVKPLLAEPRLTAAIDTGYEYLHSVSCLSEDQVWTCGDNKTMKLLNLQSKLLTSIKTKSGNTPIDIAVTQDGYLVYTDSWNNTVNLIKNKKIQTVIRLQGWRPRNVCCTTGNDLLVTMTSDDLKQSKVVRYSGSTETQSIQFDDQGRPLYSSGGIKYLSENRNLDICVADWDASAVVVVNQSGKLRFRYTGHPSNTEQSFYPYGITTDSQSHILTADRYNHRIHILDQDGQFLRYIHCDLERPVGLCVDIKDNLFVAEWGTVKVKKIQYL